Proteins encoded together in one Apus apus isolate bApuApu2 chromosome Z, bApuApu2.pri.cur, whole genome shotgun sequence window:
- the LOC127395780 gene encoding LOW QUALITY PROTEIN: cryptic protein-like (The sequence of the model RefSeq protein was modified relative to this genomic sequence to represent the inferred CDS: inserted 1 base in 1 codon) — protein sequence MQQASVRGFGPXSAQNFLEGFMGISGCRKMYRGNYFRTLFTVTLVWQAVHVGKGHEKESEEDVKSLNATAQKPQPKNQGTIINALSDMNQSYESRKQQNSRALVPFTGITESKKLNRHCCQNGGTCILGAFCACLKHFTGRYCEHDQRQSNCGSIAHGAWVLKGCWLCRCGYGTLNCLSEIMHNNCELKSEEEEITRLYSNGLRLQQTVFVHACLLTVLLLLCCWQL from the exons ATGCAACAAGCTTCAGTGAGAGGGTTTGGAC CTTCTGCGCAAAATTTCCTGGAGGGCTTCATGGGTATTTCAGGCTGCAGGAAAATGTACAGGGGAAATTATTTTAG AACTCTTTTCACTGTGACTCTGGTGTGGCAGGCTGTTCATGTAggaaaag GccatgaaaaagaaagtgaagaagaTGTGAAAAGTCTCAATGCCACAGCACAAAAGCCGCAGCCCAAGAACCAAGGGACTATTATAAATGCTCTCAGTGACATGAATCAGAGTTAcgaaagcagaaagcagcagaattcCAGGGCACTGGTACCTTTCACTGGAATTACAGAGA GTAAAAAATTGAACAGACACTGCTGCCAAAACGGAGGGACCTGTATCCTAGGGGCTTTCTGTGCCTGCTTAAAGCATTTCACTGGCAGATACTGTGAGCATGACCAGAGGCAAAG CAACTGTGGCAGCATTGCCCACGGCGCCTGGGTGCTGAAGGGCTGTTGGCTGTGTCGGTGTGGCTATGGTACTCTGAACTGTCTCTCCGAAATTATGCACAATAACTGTG aactgaaatCGGAAGAGGAGGAAATTACCAGACTATATTCTAATGGCCTAAGATTACAGCAAACAGTGTTTGTGCATGCTTGCCTGCTCAcggtcctgctgctgctctgctgctggcaatTGTGA